Proteins encoded together in one Synechococcus sp. BL107 window:
- the recA gene encoding recombinase RecA, producing MPADMKTTAPGSDARSSGERDKALNLVLGQIERNFGKGSIMRLGDASRMRVETISTGALTLDLALGGGYPKGRVVEIYGPESSGKTTLTLHAIAEVQKRGGVAAFVDAEHALDPHYAASLGVDVENLLVSQPDTGEMALEIVDQLVRSAAVDIVVIDSVAALTPRSEIEGEMGDVSVGSQARLMSQAMRKITGNIGKSGCTVIFLNQLRLKIGVMYGNPETTTGGNALKFYASVRLDIRRIQTLKKGTEEFGIRAKVKVAKNKVAPPFRIAEFDILFGRGISTLGCLLDLAEETGVVVRKGAWYSYEGDNIGQGRDNTIVWMEQNPEAATTIETLVRQKLSEGTEVTANTVKSLAPAGAKAASDKPVETKGANAAA from the coding sequence ATGCCTGCTGACATGAAAACCACCGCTCCCGGTTCCGATGCTCGTTCCTCCGGAGAGCGCGATAAGGCGCTGAATTTGGTGCTCGGTCAAATCGAGCGCAACTTCGGCAAAGGCTCAATCATGCGCCTTGGTGATGCCTCCCGCATGAGGGTGGAAACCATCTCGACGGGGGCGTTGACCCTTGATTTGGCCCTCGGTGGTGGTTATCCGAAAGGACGTGTAGTTGAGATCTATGGCCCTGAAAGTTCAGGTAAAACCACGCTGACGCTCCATGCGATTGCTGAGGTTCAAAAGCGTGGCGGTGTTGCAGCGTTTGTCGATGCTGAGCATGCACTTGATCCCCATTACGCGGCATCCCTGGGCGTTGATGTTGAAAATCTTTTGGTGTCCCAGCCGGATACCGGTGAGATGGCACTGGAGATTGTTGACCAGCTCGTTCGTTCTGCTGCTGTCGACATTGTGGTGATCGACTCTGTGGCTGCCTTAACCCCTCGCTCAGAGATCGAGGGTGAGATGGGAGATGTCTCCGTTGGCAGTCAGGCGCGTCTGATGAGTCAGGCGATGCGAAAAATCACAGGAAACATCGGCAAGTCTGGTTGCACGGTGATTTTCTTGAACCAGTTGCGTTTGAAGATTGGGGTGATGTATGGAAATCCTGAGACCACCACTGGTGGTAACGCTCTGAAGTTTTATGCATCAGTTCGTCTTGATATACGGCGAATTCAAACTCTGAAAAAGGGCACAGAGGAGTTTGGAATTCGAGCCAAGGTGAAAGTGGCCAAAAATAAAGTTGCGCCTCCATTCCGTATCGCGGAATTCGATATCTTGTTCGGACGCGGCATCAGTACGCTTGGTTGTCTGCTGGATCTTGCAGAAGAAACCGGCGTGGTGGTTCGTAAAGGTGCTTGGTACAGCTACGAAGGCGACAACATTGGCCAAGGTCGCGACAACACCATCGTTTGGATGGAACAGAACCCCGAAGCTGCAACCACGATTGAAACGTTGGTGCGTCAAAAGCTCAGTGAGGGCACTGAAGTCACCGCTAATACGGTGAAGTCTTTGGCGCCAGCTGGGGCAAAGGCTGCATCGGATAAGCCGGTCGAAACGAAAGGAGCCAACGCTGCTGCTTAA
- a CDS encoding DUF2839 domain-containing protein, with the protein MGEARRRAVQGLPPRQPKKNSKPVDTSPRVVPWLPLTKNQTQQFVAVTTRGAWFGIGAMVLLWITVRFIGPAAGWWTLSDMP; encoded by the coding sequence ATGGGAGAAGCTCGTCGCCGCGCTGTTCAGGGCTTACCCCCACGTCAGCCCAAAAAAAACTCGAAACCCGTGGACACCTCTCCAAGGGTTGTGCCTTGGTTACCACTCACAAAAAATCAGACTCAACAATTCGTGGCCGTCACCACGCGGGGGGCATGGTTTGGCATTGGTGCCATGGTGCTTCTTTGGATCACGGTGCGCTTTATCGGACCAGCGGCTGGATGGTGGACGCTGTCAGACATGCCCTGA
- a CDS encoding helicase, whose protein sequence is MLEAQAHHRLKTLLRQEESDWPHHLTLSRLVGRSLRRRDTTLLQLPPSSGERWWLGVMVPLCLNPGAAAIVLTTAQRKWLLQLELPRLKEQGLQLPCWQGLTPPPGQQLWILNTDELIAVHQNNLLGERQLLIPDADQLSDRLRRSLAIRIDHHDWERLRQAHPVTDQALLDLHERLSRQVFQEAARADDCIRLQGGACQSLRDLLHLIEPCPEPWTALLATDPVQWAEWAELDHRLLQWTWQLEPLEPLQLLSGLLKNRPVLMLSESGECSRIEHELTQANVSITVTAKLREQELEEPLPLYAPRRQPLPNTEVYAQHLLEQSRRLILGRTGLTIVLVDDQQLRRQLTSALAAEFGRRVVEESTAPESNGVISAHWHWWLQHHEQVPAPEQLIVALLPIASLSSPLTASRVERLKRRGEDWFRTLLLPEALSLIPGAIAPLRRAGGRLAVLDGRLRGRSWGDQVLKQLEPWRPLQRLLPD, encoded by the coding sequence ATGCTGGAAGCCCAGGCCCACCACCGGCTTAAGACCCTGCTGAGGCAGGAAGAATCCGACTGGCCCCACCACTTAACGCTGAGTCGTCTCGTAGGACGAAGTTTGCGGCGGCGCGACACCACGCTGTTGCAACTGCCCCCAAGCAGCGGGGAACGCTGGTGGCTGGGTGTAATGGTGCCGTTATGTCTGAACCCAGGTGCTGCAGCCATTGTTTTAACGACGGCCCAGCGCAAATGGCTGCTACAACTCGAACTTCCCCGACTCAAAGAACAAGGATTGCAACTGCCCTGCTGGCAAGGGCTCACCCCCCCACCTGGCCAGCAGCTTTGGATCCTGAATACCGATGAACTGATTGCAGTTCATCAAAACAATCTTTTGGGTGAGCGACAGTTACTCATTCCCGATGCAGATCAACTGAGTGATCGCCTACGCCGAAGTTTGGCCATCAGGATTGATCACCACGATTGGGAACGGCTACGCCAAGCGCATCCGGTGACGGACCAGGCCCTCCTTGATTTGCATGAACGACTCAGTCGGCAGGTGTTCCAAGAAGCAGCGAGGGCCGACGATTGCATCCGTTTACAAGGCGGAGCCTGCCAATCACTGCGCGATCTCCTTCATCTCATCGAGCCTTGTCCAGAGCCCTGGACGGCCCTGCTCGCAACAGATCCTGTCCAGTGGGCTGAATGGGCAGAACTCGACCATCGCCTCCTGCAGTGGACTTGGCAGCTCGAACCCCTTGAGCCACTGCAATTGCTCAGTGGTTTGCTCAAAAATCGACCCGTTTTAATGCTGAGCGAATCGGGGGAATGCTCTCGAATCGAGCACGAACTCACTCAAGCCAACGTCTCAATCACAGTGACAGCCAAGTTGAGGGAGCAAGAGCTAGAAGAACCATTACCGCTGTACGCCCCTCGCCGGCAGCCTTTACCCAACACAGAGGTTTATGCCCAGCACCTGCTGGAACAAAGTCGACGCCTAATCCTGGGCCGAACGGGTCTCACCATTGTTCTGGTCGACGACCAACAATTACGACGACAACTCACCAGTGCCCTTGCAGCAGAGTTTGGGCGGCGGGTTGTTGAAGAATCCACAGCTCCAGAAAGCAACGGTGTCATTAGCGCCCATTGGCACTGGTGGCTGCAGCACCACGAACAGGTTCCTGCCCCAGAACAGTTGATCGTGGCGCTGCTACCAATCGCCAGCCTCAGTTCACCCTTAACAGCCTCGCGGGTGGAACGGTTAAAGCGACGCGGCGAAGACTGGTTTCGCACATTGCTTCTACCCGAAGCCCTCAGCCTGATACCCGGCGCCATCGCGCCACTTCGCAGGGCTGGCGGACGTTTAGCCGTCCTTGATGGACGGCTCCGTGGGCGATCTTGGGGTGATCAAGTGCTGAAGCAACTGGAGCCATGGAGACCATTGCAACGCCTACTCCCGGACTAA
- a CDS encoding DUF1815 family protein, which produces MFPRLAEHYKSVVQDLVMSLQALTKSLKSTGTNATCYSCGDGRDGHGASFVAEIGEGHMVRFLVSDFGISWVESRNGRELVKLEGAEAIHELQRMADLVQMSQGAIAAPMAQTA; this is translated from the coding sequence ATGTTTCCTCGGCTTGCGGAGCATTACAAGTCCGTTGTACAGGATCTAGTTATGAGTCTTCAGGCATTAACGAAAAGCCTGAAAAGCACTGGAACTAACGCCACTTGTTATTCATGCGGGGATGGCCGAGATGGCCATGGAGCCTCCTTTGTTGCAGAGATTGGAGAGGGGCACATGGTGCGCTTCCTGGTTTCCGATTTCGGCATTAGCTGGGTTGAGTCCAGGAATGGAAGGGAGCTCGTCAAGCTGGAAGGAGCAGAGGCCATCCATGAGCTCCAACGAATGGCCGACCTCGTACAAATGAGCCAAGGCGCCATCGCGGCACCAATGGCTCAAACGGCTTAA
- a CDS encoding prephenate/arogenate dehydrogenase codes for MARETKRVGIVGLGLIGGSLGLDLQADGWDVQGLVHRSATAERAKERGLVSDVSTDPACLDGCDLVILALPIPLLLHPEPSLLEALPAEAVITDVGSVKQPVLEAWRGRHPRFVASHPMAGTALAGVEAGIKGLFRGRPWIATPEPKTDPSALAMVQSLALSLGSHWLTAAAAQHDQAVALISHMPVLVSAALLRAVGDERDPEIRRLALVLASSGFADTTRVGGGNPDLGVAMASTNREALLRSLAAYRWSLEQLEDAVLQENWPQLQIELKRTQALRPGFLDMPAGVND; via the coding sequence ATGGCGAGGGAAACAAAACGCGTTGGCATCGTTGGACTAGGGCTCATCGGAGGATCGTTGGGCTTGGATCTGCAGGCTGATGGTTGGGATGTACAGGGATTGGTCCATCGTTCAGCGACGGCTGAACGGGCGAAAGAGCGCGGTTTGGTGTCGGATGTGAGTACGGATCCCGCCTGTTTGGACGGCTGCGATTTGGTGATCTTGGCGTTGCCAATTCCCCTTTTGCTGCATCCCGAGCCCTCGTTGCTTGAGGCGTTGCCAGCAGAGGCGGTGATTACGGATGTGGGATCGGTGAAACAGCCAGTGCTGGAGGCCTGGCGAGGACGTCATCCTCGATTTGTGGCCAGCCATCCAATGGCGGGAACGGCGTTGGCGGGTGTCGAGGCAGGGATCAAAGGTTTGTTTCGAGGCCGTCCTTGGATTGCCACTCCAGAACCAAAAACGGATCCATCGGCTTTAGCGATGGTCCAGTCCCTCGCCCTCAGCCTGGGGAGTCATTGGTTGACGGCTGCCGCTGCACAACATGACCAGGCGGTGGCTCTGATCTCCCATATGCCCGTTTTGGTGAGTGCGGCACTGTTACGGGCCGTTGGAGATGAGCGTGATCCAGAGATTCGACGCTTAGCGCTTGTTTTGGCGTCTAGTGGATTTGCCGACACCACGAGGGTTGGTGGTGGAAATCCCGACCTCGGTGTGGCGATGGCTTCGACGAATCGTGAGGCCTTGCTTCGGAGCCTCGCGGCGTATCGATGGAGTCTTGAACAGCTTGAGGATGCTGTGTTGCAGGAGAACTGGCCTCAGCTGCAGATCGAATTGAAGAGAACCCAGGCGTTGCGGCCGGGATTTCTGGATATGCCAGCTGGTGTCAACGACTGA